One window from the genome of Candidatus Synechococcus calcipolaris G9 encodes:
- the mraY gene encoding phospho-N-acetylmuramoyl-pentapeptide-transferase, whose amino-acid sequence MTPTKSESLATPSFLTGRRLFICLTLILLGMAIASDVVFKHWQQPAISFTLPLVGTATLTALMGQWVVPLLRRLKTGQVIREDGPQSHLKKSGTPTMGGIFLIPTGLLVALAWTGLGLEQWPLRVLAIALLTTVYGGIGWWDDWQVLVRKSNKGMSARLRLLLEGGAALCFAAWLLRMDPTVTTIQFSWGWALPLGLLFIPLAIFVPMAEGNAVNLTDGLDGLAAGTVAIALLSLGILVAADFPDLMILTAAMAGACLGFLWHNHHPARVFMGDTGSLALGAVLAGIGLVSHHLWELLIISGLFLAESLSVIAQVGYYKATKGPDGIGKRLFKMAPLHHHFELSGWSELRVVATFYLVVLVLGFGAWLQGILPQSYF is encoded by the coding sequence ATGACCCCAACAAAATCTGAATCCTTAGCCACACCATCCTTTTTGACAGGGCGACGGCTTTTTATCTGTTTGACGCTCATTCTCCTAGGGATGGCGATCGCCAGTGATGTCGTTTTCAAGCATTGGCAACAGCCCGCGATCTCCTTCACGTTGCCCTTGGTCGGGACTGCCACCCTAACCGCGCTCATGGGTCAGTGGGTCGTTCCCCTCTTGCGCCGCCTTAAGACCGGTCAAGTTATCCGCGAAGATGGCCCCCAATCCCACCTCAAGAAATCCGGTACGCCCACCATGGGGGGAATTTTCTTGATTCCCACCGGCTTATTGGTTGCCCTCGCTTGGACTGGGTTGGGACTGGAACAGTGGCCGCTGCGGGTGTTGGCGATCGCCCTATTAACTACGGTCTATGGGGGTATTGGCTGGTGGGATGATTGGCAAGTGCTCGTCCGTAAATCCAATAAGGGGATGTCGGCGCGACTACGGCTACTCCTAGAAGGGGGGGCAGCCCTGTGCTTTGCGGCCTGGCTCCTGAGGATGGATCCCACGGTCACAACGATTCAATTTTCCTGGGGATGGGCCCTGCCCCTCGGTTTACTTTTTATTCCCCTAGCAATTTTTGTCCCCATGGCAGAAGGCAATGCGGTGAATCTCACCGATGGTTTGGATGGGTTGGCGGCCGGAACCGTGGCCATCGCCCTTTTGAGTCTGGGTATTTTAGTGGCTGCCGATTTTCCCGATTTAATGATTCTCACCGCCGCCATGGCCGGGGCCTGCCTAGGTTTTCTCTGGCATAACCATCATCCTGCCCGGGTATTTATGGGAGATACGGGGTCGTTGGCCTTGGGGGCCGTGTTGGCGGGCATTGGCCTGGTGAGTCATCATCTCTGGGAATTACTGATTATTAGTGGTCTCTTTTTAGCCGAATCCCTATCCGTCATTGCCCAGGTGGGCTATTACAAAGCAACGAAGGGGCCCGATGGCATTGGCAAGCGACTATTCAAAATGGCTCCCCTGCACCATCATTTTGAACTGAGTGGCTGGTCAGAATTGCGGGTGGTGGCAACCTTTTACCTAGTGGTCTTGGTGCTAGGCTTTGGGGCCTGGCTGCAAGGAATCCTTCCCCAGTCTTATTTCTAA
- the radA gene encoding DNA repair protein RadA encodes MPKPRTLYICRECGAESVQYFGRCASCGAWNSLDEQIISGATAGEDRLLGRSRDKKNKEPEATAAVTLGAIAENQQFRLSSGFSELDRVLGGGIVPGSLVLVGGDPGIGKSTLLLQVAATLAQQERILYVCAEESGQQVKLRSRRLKLPQSAQLYLLPEIDLEVILQELRSLQPSIAVIDSIQAIYLASLTSAPGSVSQVRECTSALMRLAKQDEISLFIVGHVTKEGAIAGPKVLEHLVDTVLYFEGDRFASHRLLRVVKNRFGATQEIGVFEMVDRGLEQVTNPSALFLGESDPAPGTAVIVACEGTRPLVVELQALVSPTSYPSPRRSTTGLEYNRFLQILAVLEKRLGVPLSKLDAYVSSSGGLTVAEPAADLGVAVAVVASFRDRLVQSGTVMIGEVGLGGQVRSVSQLETRLREALKLGFKRAIVPKSQDLDIPGLEICPVGRVADAIVAALAPMDQGEHA; translated from the coding sequence ATGCCTAAACCTCGAACCCTTTATATCTGCCGCGAATGTGGGGCGGAGTCAGTACAGTATTTTGGTCGCTGTGCCAGTTGTGGTGCCTGGAATAGTTTGGATGAGCAGATCATTTCTGGGGCTACGGCCGGGGAAGACCGCTTACTGGGGCGCAGTCGAGATAAAAAAAACAAGGAACCGGAAGCCACGGCAGCTGTCACCCTGGGGGCGATCGCCGAGAATCAGCAGTTTCGCCTCAGTTCGGGATTCAGTGAGTTAGATCGGGTCTTGGGGGGAGGCATTGTCCCTGGTTCTCTTGTCTTAGTGGGGGGAGATCCCGGCATTGGCAAATCCACTCTTTTACTTCAGGTGGCGGCAACCTTGGCCCAACAGGAACGCATTCTCTACGTCTGTGCGGAAGAGTCTGGACAGCAGGTGAAGTTACGATCGCGACGATTAAAGCTACCCCAGAGCGCGCAGTTATATTTATTACCGGAAATTGACCTAGAAGTGATTTTGCAGGAACTCAGAAGTCTACAACCATCGATCGCCGTTATTGACAGTATTCAAGCCATTTATCTCGCCAGTTTAACGTCGGCCCCCGGCTCGGTATCCCAGGTACGGGAATGTACGTCGGCCCTAATGCGGTTGGCCAAACAGGACGAAATCAGTCTCTTTATTGTTGGCCATGTCACCAAAGAAGGGGCGATCGCCGGCCCCAAGGTATTGGAGCATTTAGTGGACACAGTACTCTACTTTGAGGGCGATCGCTTTGCCAGTCATCGACTCCTGCGGGTGGTTAAAAATCGCTTTGGGGCAACCCAGGAAATTGGTGTCTTTGAAATGGTGGATCGGGGTCTAGAGCAAGTCACCAATCCATCGGCCCTGTTTTTAGGGGAGAGTGATCCGGCCCCCGGTACGGCGGTGATTGTCGCCTGCGAAGGAACACGGCCCTTGGTGGTGGAACTTCAAGCCCTTGTCAGTCCCACCAGCTATCCCTCCCCCCGCCGCTCAACCACGGGCCTAGAATACAATCGCTTCTTGCAAATCTTAGCAGTCTTAGAAAAACGTCTGGGGGTTCCCCTCTCCAAGCTAGATGCCTATGTTTCTTCATCCGGGGGGCTAACGGTGGCCGAACCGGCGGCGGATCTGGGGGTGGCGGTGGCGGTGGTGGCCAGTTTCCGCGATCGCCTTGTTCAGTCGGGAACCGTAATGATTGGGGAGGTGGGCCTGGGCGGCCAGGTTCGTTCAGTCTCCCAACTGGAAACCCGCTTACGGGAAGCTCTGAAATTAGGATTTAAGCGGGCGATCGTCCCCAAAAGCCAAGACCTTGACATTCCAGGGTTAGAAATCTGTCCCGTGGGTCGGGTTGCCGATGCGATCGTAGCCGCCCTCGCCCCCATGGATCAGGGAGAACACGCCTAG
- a CDS encoding DUF6887 family protein yields the protein MSQVDYAAMSDPELKQYFLEHREDEVAFQAYLQRRRRRSSGVIAKVGDPDFDLKIEAAIRQKLQKALG from the coding sequence ATGAGTCAAGTTGATTATGCTGCTATGTCTGATCCAGAACTGAAGCAGTACTTCCTGGAGCATCGTGAGGATGAAGTTGCATTTCAAGCATATTTGCAGCGGCGCAGAAGACGCTCTTCTGGAGTAATTGCAAAAGTGGGTGATCCGGACTTCGATTTAAAAATTGAGGCTGCTATCCGTCAGAAACTGCAAAAAGCTCTAGGTTAA